Genomic window (Vidua macroura isolate BioBank_ID:100142 chromosome 3, ASM2450914v1, whole genome shotgun sequence):
ccgggggaaCGGGGACGGGAACGGGGACGGGAACGGggacgggaatgggaacgggaatgggagcGGGGACGGGAATGGGAGCGTCTGTGTGCCCTGAGGGCAGGCGGTCGGCGGCGGCCCCTGTCACGGGGAAGGGGGCGTCCCCTGCGGGAGGGGGCGCTCAGCGGTGTCCCCTGAAGGGGAGCTGGGCACGGCCAGCGGTGTCCCCCGGCGCGGTGCTTTCACGGGGGTCAGCGGGGTCCCGCGGAGCAGCACGGGCTCGGCGGTGTTGGCTTTGGCCGGGCTGGGGACCCGCagtgtcccccagggctgcGCTGGCGGCAGGCGTGTCCCCTGTGGAGGGCCAGCGGTGCTTTGCCCTCCGGCCGTGCCGGGGGTCGGTGCTCTGAGGGGCGGAGGTGGCGCCGGGGCTGCACGGCGGACCTGTGGTGTCCGCTACAGCCGTGCTGAGCGATTACACCTGTCCTCTCGCTGTCCTGACCCCAAAGTAGGGCCGCAACCCGTGGCAGACCCAGCACGGCCATCGGGGCGCGGAGGCGATGCTGGGCTACAGCTGGGGAAACAGGGAATAAATTTGCCCCGTGGCCGTGCTGCACGCCTGAGATGTCAAATGCTTCTACTGCTGTTCTGATGTGCGGGGTCTTTCACAGGCAGACTCAGCTCTGACTTTCACCTTGACAGACCTGTTTGTGGTGGGGATGTGTTGTGCACCCTTCTGTTTGTCCATCCAGCGAGGGGGGTGGAAACATGGGGCAATTCTCCCTAAGCTTAATTTACATCCTTAATagcaaggaagaggaaaacGTCAGTGAGTTTGGAGTTCTGTAGGAAAATGTTACACCAAAACTTCCCCTCCTTTGAGGGGAGGTGTTGCTTCTGATTTCTCATGTGAGTGGCCCTCCTGAATATCCCACCTGCAGTGAGGACCAGGAGCAAGGTAATCCTGGAGCATTTGCAGCTGTAGCTGAACCTCCGAGTTTCCTTGTCTGAAGCAggttgtgcagctgctgctttcgGCTCTGTGAGTTGCTGCTAGTTCTGTGTGGTGTTTGTGGTCTGGATTTGACAAGTAAGTTTTTTGGTAAGCTTGTCCTTGCCTTTCTCAGAGAAATCAAAAGCAGTGATGGCCTGGAAGCTCTTGTTTGTGTCTTATTTTGAAGAGTTTAGTGAGACAACACAGAGAATGACTCCTCTGTTGTGTTGGGAATATTCCTCCTTGATGTTTTCTGAAGTCTTCTGGACTCAGCTCCTTCCTTACTGGCAGTGGAACAATGATGCTATGCAGAGTGGGTGTCCAGAAGACCTTTTTTGGTATTTTGTTATGTACTCCCTTCCCTTTGTAAGCAGGTCAGGCTGGCAGCATGGTGACATTTGTGATTGTTCTGGTCTCAGACTTggcctccttttcctttctccctgtaGTGTTTCAGCTGGAGGCTCCAGGATGTGTTCCAAATCTGGCCTGTTTTCCCTTACTGACCCAGTCAGGCAGCATTGCCTTGAGGCCAGCTTGAGGCTGATTGGGTTTTGAGGTGTTAAATGTGTATCgtaagaaaaaacccaactcttACATTCTGACTTTGAGAGTCAGctttctttgttgtttctttgttgGATTTGGTGGTGTTTCAGTTGGCTGTAATGTTGATGAGAGCACTGGACAGAAGAGATTAATGGAGTCACGTGGTTTACTTGATAATGGGATTAATTCATTGTACTGTGCTGGCTTTGTCCTGCAGTGTCTTGTGCCCCCACCTGTAGCTGATCTGCTGAGCTCCTTTGCGGGCCTGTTGTCCACACAAGTGGCTGCTGCCCCaaccttctgtgccttcttgtGTCCTTCAGGAGCTTCTGCGGGGCCATGGCGACGTACCTGGAGTTCATCCAGCAGAACGAGGAGCGTGACGGCGTGCGCTTCAGCTGGAACGTGTGGCCCTCCAGCAGGCTGGAGGCCACAAGGATGGTTGTGCCCCTGGCCTGCCTCCTGACCCCGCTGAAGGAGCGTCTGGACCTGCCCCCCGTGCAGTACGAACCAGTGCTTTGCAGCAGGCCGACCTGCAAAGCTGTGCTCAACCCACTCTGGTAGGAATCGCTCGGCTGGGGATGTTGGAAGGGGCTGCACAGTGCCTAATTTTCATCTGAGCTTCACTACTTCCTTATTCCCCTTTTTCTCTGCCCAATGCCTGGCAGCCTCTTTCATTTAGATGTGGTGGGCTTGTTAAAATCCATACATCAACAGGCCTGTTACTAGAGCTGGCAAGAGCAGAGGACACAGGGGGATCTTTGGGGAGGCTGTTAAGGCTGAGAGTCCTCTCAGCATCCCAGATAATTAATGGTGAATGAGGAAACTCATAATAGACAAAGATGCCCATTATACTGATATTGGGCTCTGGACCCTGAAGTtcacttgttttccttcttcctaCACACCCTGTTGTTTGTAGGTCAGTTCCATAATGAAATAATGAGAGGAATGAAATAATTATAATGAgcataatgaaataattttagaggAATATCTCGGTCCCAAAATCATGTGATGATCGTGCGTACTGGGAGCATGGTGTTGGGCTGAGAAAAGGCAGGCAATGCCAGTAAGAGGAACAGAAATGAGATCAAAGCCATGGAATGAGAACGTGGCCAGGCATCCTGCACTAGCAGGATGTTGTACTGGGCTGAGGAGAGTAAActgtgggacagggagcagCCTGTTTGTTCTGTGTTTGCACAAGATCTGGGTggtggctcctgctgctctgagacTGGAGCGCTTGTGTGCTACAGCTGCACAAACAATAAGACAATGAGATGAGCCTAAGTGTAGTGAAAGAATTATTAGACCCAAGTCTGTGTCTGCCGAGGGCTGGACTTCAGAGAGCTGTCAGTGGTCCCTCATGCTGACAGGCCTGGAAATGGCAGGGCTGGATTAGCTAATGAACTTCCTGGTAACAGAACCAGAGTCTGAGTCCCTAAAACACTTGCTGTTCAAGCTGCAGTGTCTGTTTCTTCCTCAGTGCTGTGAACCAGCATGGATTAATGAACTAATTGTGAAGCTTTCCTATAAAATTGTTCCTGAAGTCACACCAATGCCTCATCTTTCACTTGCAGCCAAGTTGACTATCGGGCCAAGCTTTGGGCTTGTAACTTCTGTTTCCAGAGAAACCAGGTAAGTTGGAAAAAGCACTTTGACCTTTTCAGTGAACACTTTATTGATGGCCTTCCCTGGCCATCaataatttctgcttctctAGATCCCTTCCCTTGGCCTTCTTCTCTTGTTGAATCCAGGCCAGAGTACAGTCTGGTTTATCTGACATCTTGTCAGTGATTTTACTGGCATGCAGGGCATAGTAAGgagataaaaatgcaattttgttcCATGTGTCCAGTGTGTTTTTTGCATCTGATATTTACTATTCCTGCAGAATATGGAATTCATTAGGTTTGAGTAGACTTTTGCCATCAGAAACTATGGCTAAAAGAATTTCAACTACTACATTGTTGCTGCTGTAGCCTCACTTTTCATTTACACTGGATTGAGCAGCTGTCCATCCTGCTGGCCACTTGCTGTCTGTTCTTAGGAAAAGCACTGTGGGTTTCTTGTAATGAATTCATCAGGTTGGTGCAGTGTCAGTAAATAAAAAGCTGAATAACCACATCAtcagcagagcaggctctgtGCTGCATTAGAGAGCCCTACATTTTTGTCCTGCAACTTCCTTGTCCtaattttttgttctctttttcagtTTCCCCCAGCATATGCTGGCATTTCTGAAGTCAATCAGCCAGCAGAGCTTATGCCTCAGTTTTCAACAATTGAATACATAGTGCAGGTAAATGAACCACAGACGAGTTTGAAGCTCCCAGAATTGTCTTGTTTGTGACAAATGATATATGTGTAAAATTTTTCTTAGGATAATGCAAATAAATTCCATGTCTGCAAGGTGCTTAAGAAGGGGCTCATTTTATCCCTTGGCTGGAGGCTttataaaatgtcatttcttcCCACATCAGCGAGGTCCGCAGACGCCGTTGATCTTCCTGTATGTTGTGGACACATGCTTGGAAGAGGAGGATTTGCAGGCCCTGAAGGAGTCCCTGCAGATGtccctgagcctgctgcctCCCGACGCCCTGGTGGGGCTCATCACTTTTGGCCGGATGGTCCAGGTTCACGAGCTGAGCTGTGAAGGGATTTCCAAGAGCTACGTGTTCCGGGGCACCAAGGACCTGTCGGCCAAGCAGATACAGgtgtgctctgctgccctggctgccctgccaTCCCTCGGGCCAGGGGCTTGTACCTCGCAGCTCTCTTGGGCTCTCTGGGAGAAAGAAGGGCTTCGTGCCCTCAGCTGGGAGCCTTTTGCCCTCCCGCTGTCTGTCCTGTCTTTTTGCCTTTGTAAATGTCTTGGAAGCTTGTTCAGGGTTGAGTTTGTGTATCTCACGTAACGGACCCGTGATCCATTCCTGATGGCAGTGCAAAGATGAATAATTTTACAGATTTAAGTGTATTTAATGCTGCAGTATTGCAGGCTTTGGggtatattaaataataatataagtAATATGTTTAGTGTTTGAACAGTACATCTCTGCCTCCTCTTTACTGTTCTTAGGATATGCTTGGGCTTTCGAGGCCAGCTGTCCCCATGCAACAGGGAAGACCTCTTCAAACTCCAGAGCAGCCTGTTATTTCCAGCAGGTAAGCTTTACCAGCACAGGACACAGCAGGGCACGTGTTTTATGCCCCTTGATATCTGTAGGTCATGCTTCTAAGAAAAGCATGAAGATTTAATGGTATTGTCTTGTCACAATTACTTACCTCCATTgaaaacagttttctctttctcagcttctctttttcagtGGTAGCTCTCATGCCTTTCACAAACTCACCTTTGAacttctttcttgttctttatgTGACTTTGCCTTCTTGTCAGTTCCTGATGTCTTCCTTTGgtgaaattttttattttgcacaggCTTGTTATCTTGGAAAGTTTGCATGTAAGAAGACAACCTGCTGCATGTCTCTTTACTTCTGATTGCTGCCTCAGTGCAATTTATGTGTGCCAGGAACAAAGAggcagtttttttcttctccaaactTAGAAGCAGGAAAACACAGTATTTGAATTTTCGCAGGTTCCTACAGCCCGTGCATAAGATTGACATGAATTTAACAGATCTGcttggagagctgcagagggacccATGGCCAGTGCCCCAGGGAAAGAGACCCTTGCGTTCTACTGGAGTGGCTCTTTCCATTGCAGTTGGCTTATTGGAGGTACTTCTAATGCTGTTGTTTGAGACGAGCAGGCCAAAGTAAGCACATGGCCGTGCTCCCTGAGATGGGTGCAGGTGTCAGTGCCCCTGGGTTGCAGTGGGGTGCAGAGGTGCAATTTGTCTGTACTGGCATCTGAGCTGTGCTAGCACCAGCTGCTGTAGAGTGGGCTGGAAGGTTCCATCTAAATGGTAACATTTGCAGGTGTTTAAAATCTCTGATTCTTCCGTATGTTGCCACACAAGAGGTGATATTCTGCGCTGGATTTATCTAAGTATCATCTAAGATATAAGTAAAGAGAACAGAAACTGCCTGCTTCCTGTTTTGAAGACATGAAGCTTGACATGGTTGAGTTTAAACTTTATCTGAGTGCTGTGGCTGTCAGGAAATGCATCACGATTTATCGAGGTGGCCTCTGGCAGGGACAGGTCCCCACTGCCATTGCAGAAGCACGTGCAGACCCTTCTCTAAAGAAAGCATTGTTGCTACTTAAtcagtttccctttttttcccccctcctccccctctctGATATAAgtctttgtttctattttagGGCACGTTTCCAAACACAGGGGCCAGAATAATGCTGTTCACAGGCGGGCCACCAACACAAGGGCCAGGCATGGTGGTGGGAGATGAACTGAAAACACCCATCCGTTCCTGGCATGACATAGAGAAGGACAATGCAAGGTTCATGAAGAAGGCCACCAAAGTAGGTACTAGGGCTTGATGGGTGTGTTTAAAAGCTGAAACTGAATGTTGTGTCAGAGCACTACGTGGGCTCCATGGTTGTCCTTGAAATAATCTGAGTCTTTGTGTACGCTAAATTATGAGGATGGTTAAGGGAAGGGTAAAAAAAGCTTCCTCCTAGTTAGTTCTCCATCACAGTCTTGTGCCTTCTCAGGGAAGAAAGCATTTCAGTGTTGTTTCTTAGCTGATGGTGGGTGGAGAGTTTGTTCATCCACATCGTTGTATCTCCTTCTGGAGAGGAAGAAATCTCCTAAGAACTGGTTATTTCCAGAAAGCCTCTTTTATCTTCTTGACATACAAAACAACcattaaaacagtaaaaatgtcAGATATGAAATGTGCCTGTCAGCGTAGAGAAAGCAGGATGACACCTGCTCTTTTAACTATCACCTGTATATCTCTGGGTTCCCACCAAGTCCTCAGAGACTAGATGATGCCTTGTCATTTATGCACTGTTTGTATTTGAGACAATAAACTCAGGCTCATCCGAATGCATCCCTCCTCCTAGAAGGGAGCAGTGTGCTGCAGCCAACATCTCTCTAGTTACCACAGCACTGGTGGTTGCCCCATCTGTACCTTGTGTTGAggtggggagcagcagaaatggCACACTGCAGCCTCCTAACCCTCGGGTGTGTGTTCCCAGCACTACGAGACTCTGGCCAACCGCTCCGCGGCCAACGGGCACTGCATCGACGTCTACGCCTGTGCCCTGGACCagacagggctgctggagatgaagTGCTGTGCAAACCTCACTGGGTATGTTCACAGCGGGgcagcacacagctggcacctgctttttgggtttttttttggagaggGAGAATAGTTCAGGAAGCAATTGGATGTGCTGTCAGGGCAGAAGGGTTTTTATCGTTCTGTTCTAAACTGTGGTTTGAATTTGCCAGGAATTACATGGCAAGCCTCACCTGATGCCAGTCCACATTTCTGGAGTCTCAAAGCAGCATGTGAATTAGCACTGCTGTTAGAAAACTCAATGGTGGGTAGAAGCTTTCCTTGTGTGGGCCAGATTTTCTCTGCTTAACAGCTCGCTTATGCTTTCTCCAGGGATTCTTGACCTCCCTGGGCCCAGTTTTAAGTGACATGTCTTAAGGGGTGAATGTCTGTGTTCCATACTCCTGGAAATGGTCTCTGTGAGGAAGGCTGTGTGCTAACCCAGGCCTTTTGGGGACTTGGCATGTCTTAGTGCAAGGGTTTGTAAATAACCCCTcagtgctcagcagggagaagagAGACTGTTTGACCCTGTGGATGTGTTACTGAGCTGCATCTGGTCAGGCTTGGTTTGCCAGGGCACTCAGGAGGCGCAGCACCTTCTCTGCAGCGGTGCAGCCACCCCTGGTGTAGTGTGGGTGGTTCCAGCCTTGCTCAGGGGAAGCCGGCTGAGCAAAGAGCTTTCCAGGCTTGGAATACAAACATTTTGAAGGCAGCTGAAGCAGGAGCAAGAGACAGAGTTGAGAAAGGAAACTGACGAAGGTGGAGCACTAACCCGTGTGGCTTTGTAGGAGGCACCCATGAATCTGCGCTCCCTGGTGTGAACCCTGCCTATGCAAAGGCATGCTCTGGAGCAGTAACTGCATGTGTTTGCACGTGTCAGAGGTTCAGGGATGTGTCCTTTGTACTTCTAGTTCCCAATTGCTTCAGttcccttgtttttttctttcccagaggaCACATGGTGATGGGAGACTCCTTCAACACTTCTCTCTTCAAACAGACCTTCCAGAGGGTATTTAGCAAAGGCTACAATGGGGAATTTCGGATGGCTTTTGGTGCAAATCTGGACGTGAAGGTGAGAGATGAGTTTGATTGCAGTAATGGGGAAATACAAGTGCTGTTGATTAAAAAGTCGGTTTAAGTTTCTGGGATGTTTAGGGTGTAGGAAAGTCTACATGTTTGAGCCAGAGGTAGTGCTTCTTTGGGAGAAGCTGAGCTGAACTCCACTGAACTGGAGGGATTCTTATTTGGAAGCTTagtaattttgttgttgttgtttggggtttttgttttgcttggttggtttgtttctgttttattttaaagcaatctTTCCTCACTCAACAAGGAACATTTCATACTGTTTCATCCCTATAAACATGCCTTCATTATTTAAATGTAGCTCTGTAGATTCTCTTACCTTCACTAATTGTCACAGTGCATGGTCTGGGAAAATACAATCTCATTAAAGCTGAGCAACTAATTTAGACTGTGTGTATTCTATTTGACttacttaatgaaaaaaaaaaaaacaaacttttttttttttaccttgttcAAGACCTCCAGGGAGCTGAAAATTGCAGGAGCCATTGGACCATGTATATCCCTGAATGCTAAAGGACCATGTGTCTCTGAAAATGTAAGTTTCTGACATGGAAAAATCTTTAATAAAGAAGTAAATATACAATGCAAAGTTTCTGTGTAAACCTACAGTTGAACCAGAATGTCAGAGTTTTCCAGGGAGCATCCCTAGGAAATTATAGCCTTTCTTAGACTAAGTTCTTGCTTCCTAAGGCTTTCTTTTAACTGTATGGCCTTCAGTAGCTTCATTCACACCCAAAAGATAAGGAGTCTAGAAGGTCTGCTATTACTTGTACCTCTGATCAAAATTTAACATAAGCTTGCCTTTCCTGCTGCTAGAGgaaaactgctgctttctttttgaTTCTGTGCAGGAGCTTGGAATTGGAGGGACATCTCAATGGAAAATCTGTAGTCTAGATCCCAGTACAACTCTGGCCATTTACTTTGAAGTGGTAAATCAGGTCAGTCCtggcttctctttctttttttttttaagtcatctTTTTTACTCATCAAACTGCTTGTTACAGGTCTAGAAAATGCCATGGCACCCCTTGTGTTGCAGGTGGATGGTTGCAAAGCAGCCAAGTGTTCTGTGAtgaggaaataatttcagaagtttttttGCACGTGTCTCTTTCTTTTATGTGCTGTGGGGGCTTGTTACAGTTCTGGGCAGAGTTACGGAAAAGGCAGCACGTTTTGAAGGCTGGCCTCGTTTCATTTGCAGCACAATGCACCCATCCCtcagggaggcagaggggcagtGCAGTTTGTCACCCAGTATCAGCACTCCAGCACGCAGAAGCGCATTCGTGTCACCACCATAGCCAGAAAGTGAGTACCCTGTGCCAGCGCTCTGGCAGGGCGGCAGCAACTtcagctgcaggctgtgcagggatTCCTGGCTGTCTGCTGCCTGCACGGGCACACGTGGGTGCACGTGGCCCTGACcctgtgctctccctgcagctgggcgGATGCGCAgactcagctgcagcacatcGAGGCCGCCTTTGACCAGGAGGCAGCTGCCGTGCTGATGGCGCGGCTGGGAGTGTACAGGGCTGAGTCTGAGGAGGGACCTGATGTTCTGCGTTGGCTGGACAGGCAGCTCATCAGGCTGGTAAGAACAACACACTGAGCTTGGGGCCATTCTTGAGTTCAGTGAAAATGGAAGAGACAACAGATTGCCTTGCTTTGCTTGTGCTCGGATCATGGTCACGCAGCTGTAGCGCGGGATAACTCAGAACCaacccagtgctcccagcaaaTTCAGGATGGGATAGGTGAACATCCCATCATGCTGAAAGGGATTGAAGAAGGGTAGTGAAACACAGGATAATGCAAGTGGGATGGTTGCTGATTCAACCCTCCTGCTTAAAAGTAGGACCAGCTCTGAAGTTAGAGCAGCTTGCTCCAAGTTTTGTTCAGTTGTGTTTTGAAGATCTCCAAAGGTGGGGTTTCTTAACGCTTCTCttgacagcctgttccaatgtctgGTCACAGTcactgttgtgtttttttttttctcttccctgcctcTATCTCAGTCAGAATTTCCATTTCTCCAGTTACCAGTCAGGTAGACAGCAAGTTGACTCCCTGATCTCACTCTTCACCAGGTGAACAAACCCAGTTTCTTcagcttcattttcttcataagatgctccagcccctgacTAACTTGGTGGCCTCTGCTAGACCAGTATATATCCATGTTTGTCTTGCACTGGAGAGCCCAAAGCTCCACACAGCATTCAGATGTGGGCAAGTTCAGGACAGTCCTCTGAATTAATTCTGCAACCCCTTACTGTCTCTTGCTTTGAATTTCACAAACTCAAATTCTCTAAATCAGTGCTGGTCTTGTCCAAACACCCATGTGGGGTTGGTACTAACACAATATGGCACATGATTCCCTAAAGAAACAGGACCAGTCAAATAGAGATTGGAGCACAAACAGGGGCAAACTGTTTGCTGTGATGACTGTGGGATCATTTAGAGTTTAATTTCTAAAACCACTGATACTTATTTCCAGTGAAACGGTGAAATACTGATCTGCTGTTCTGCAAGAAGTGTTCCATAGTGTACAGAACAGTTTAGTTTAGCCCTgaattaatgggaaaaaaaaaaagggtagtGCTGTAGAGGCACCATTTCTTTCATTCTTGGATAATTTCAAATTTAGActttatgaatatatatatcAAAATAGATTAAATCTTCATTCTCGTTCCAGTAAGAGAGAAACCACtgacttaaagaaaaaatagccTGTAAATAATGTAGTACTTGTTCTTGTCAGGTTCATGCCTTGATTGTTTAAAAATTAGCAGAAGATCACCCTGTAGAAAAAGAGATGTCaattctataaaaaaaaaaagaaaaaaaatagaaaaaagagagagataacCAAAGTACCCATTTTGCTTCCAACAGTGTCAGAAATTTGGACAATACAACAAAGATGATCCCAACTCCTTTAGGCTGTCAGAATCATTTTCTTTGTATCCTCAGGTAAGAATGTCACTTCCCACAGCCGTGGGAAGAGTGTGCAGGGGTGAGTGGGAATGATGATAAAACATCTTGCACTATTTATCAGATTCAGGAGGGGAGGAACAggtgcttttttaaatttaatggaCTGGTCCTGTAGTTCAGCACTGCAAGAGACTGATAAGGGAAGAAGTCTGAGGAGCTAATAAGGCGCAGACTTTTTCCCAAAGCTTTTGCTGTTCAAAAATACAGGAATTGGGTCCAGATGTTTTGGCAACTTTAGCTGACGTTTCCTGTCTCACTCCTCTTTCTGGTGCAGTTCATCTTCCACCTGCGACGCTCCCCGTTCCTGCAGGTGTTCAATAACAGTCCAGATGAATCCTCCTATTACCGGCACCACTTTGCCAGGCAGGATCTGACCCAGTCCCTCATTATGATCCAGCCCATCCTTTATGCTTATTCTTTCCATGGGCCTCCTGAGGTGAGTCTGTGTTTTCCAGGAAGAGGTCAGTCAACCCAAAATAATGAGTATTCAGTTGAAGTAACACTATTTCAGCCAAAAGGCCCCTCtagatgtaaaaaaataaaggacagGATACTTTTATTCGAGATCATATCAAATTACACTTGGATGGACCTAGAAATTGCTCTGTGGCATCCTGAGATCTGAGGGCTTTAGGGGTGCCTaactttgttctttattttccccAGCCAGTGCTTT
Coding sequences:
- the SEC23B gene encoding protein transport protein Sec23B, with product MATYLEFIQQNEERDGVRFSWNVWPSSRLEATRMVVPLACLLTPLKERLDLPPVQYEPVLCSRPTCKAVLNPLCQVDYRAKLWACNFCFQRNQFPPAYAGISEVNQPAELMPQFSTIEYIVQRGPQTPLIFLYVVDTCLEEEDLQALKESLQMSLSLLPPDALVGLITFGRMVQVHELSCEGISKSYVFRGTKDLSAKQIQDMLGLSRPAVPMQQGRPLQTPEQPVISSRFLQPVHKIDMNLTDLLGELQRDPWPVPQGKRPLRSTGVALSIAVGLLEGTFPNTGARIMLFTGGPPTQGPGMVVGDELKTPIRSWHDIEKDNARFMKKATKHYETLANRSAANGHCIDVYACALDQTGLLEMKCCANLTGGHMVMGDSFNTSLFKQTFQRVFSKGYNGEFRMAFGANLDVKTSRELKIAGAIGPCISLNAKGPCVSENELGIGGTSQWKICSLDPSTTLAIYFEVVNQHNAPIPQGGRGAVQFVTQYQHSSTQKRIRVTTIARNWADAQTQLQHIEAAFDQEAAAVLMARLGVYRAESEEGPDVLRWLDRQLIRLCQKFGQYNKDDPNSFRLSESFSLYPQFIFHLRRSPFLQVFNNSPDESSYYRHHFARQDLTQSLIMIQPILYAYSFHGPPEPVLLDSSSILPDRILLMDTFFQIVIYLGETIAQWQKAGYQDMPEYENFKHLLQAPLDDAQEILQTRFPMPRYIHTEHGGSQARFLLSKVNPSQTHNNLYAWGQESGAPILTDDVSLQVFMDHLKKLAVSSAS